From the Solanum pennellii chromosome 4, SPENNV200 genome, one window contains:
- the LOC107017286 gene encoding WAT1-related protein At1g43650-like: protein MKHLVISCAMSMEKQKHYIAMLLTQAIFAGMALFSKAAISQGMNPYVFVTYRQAFAIIALAPLAAFFERKSDVPLSYNIILKIFLMSLLSTLSLDLYYFSIHYTTATFAAASTNLIPAITFFMAVILRVEALAIKKSHGMAKLLGSSIGVTGALVFALVKGPQLNFMNWFKGNTRGTHSSNLNYSLKEEWLKGSLVMVLANLTWSLWLILQVRIVKQYPAKLRLATLYCLFSWIQSSICAMVMERNISAWKLKWDINLFSVAYCGYIVTGLTYWIQLWTVEKKGPVFVSMFTPLSLIITAIVSAFLWKETLYVGSVCGGILLVGGLYLVLWGKTREAEREINQ, encoded by the exons ATGAAGCACTTAGTAATTAGTTGTGCCATGTCAATGGAAAAACAAAAACACTACATTGCCATGCTCCTTACACAAGCTATTTTTGCAGGCATGGCCTTGTTTTCTAAAGCTGCAATATCTCAAGGGATGAACCCTTATGTTTTCGTCACTTATCGCCAAGCATTTGCTATCATCGCGTTAGCCCCCCTCGCTGCCTTCTTTGAAAg AAAATCTGATGTTCCTTTATCCTACAACATCATATTGAAGATCTTCCTGATGTCATTACTTAG cACTCTAAGTTTGGATCTATACTATTTTTCCATACATTACACCACAGCAACATTTGCTGCAGCCTCCACTAACTTAATTCCAGCCATCACTTTTTTTATGGCAGTAATTTTAAG aGTGGAGGCTCTTGCAATAAAGAAATCACATGGAATGGCAAAATTGTTGGGTTCTTCAATTGGTGTTACAGGAGCTTTGGTATTTGCCTTAGTTAAAGGTCCACAATTGAATTTCATGAATTGGTTCAAAGGGAACACAAGGGGAACTCATAGCTCAAATTTGAATTATAGTTTGAAGGAAGAGTGGTTAAAAGGTTCACTAGTCATGGTTTTAGCTAACTTGACATGGTCTCTATGGCTCATTTTACAG gttcgTATTGTGAAACAATATCCAGCAAAACTTCGTCTTGCCACTCTGTATTGCTTGTTTAGCTGGATACAATCTTCAATTTGTGCCATGGTGATGGAAAGGAATATATCAGCATGGAAGCTAAAATGGGACATTAATCTTTTTTCAGTAGCTTATTGT GGTTATATTGTTACAGGCTTGACATATTGGATACAACTTTGGACTGTAGAGAAAAAAGGGCCAGTATTTGTATCTATGTTCACTCCACTATCACTCATCATAACTGCCATTGTGTCGGCATTTTTATGGAAGGAAACACTTTACGTGGGAAG TGTATGTGGAGGAATATTGCTAGTTGGTGGGCTTTACTTGGTCCTATGGGGAAAGACTAGAGAAGCAGAGAGGGAAATAAATCAATAG